Proteins co-encoded in one Stenotrophomonas maltophilia genomic window:
- a CDS encoding S9 family peptidase: protein MLIRRTSLAAAVAVATAGLLAAGPALADYAKPPEHLLRVLKAPPPPAPNVAPGGQRLLLTTAQTYPSISRVAQPYLKLAGVRLEPKNRSRHDTPGGYGIPACVADFTLVDIGSGKETKVNLPQGCATGALWSADGSHFAFQNAVDTSVQLWVGDASTGQVKQIPNVQLNPIFGNTVQWLGGSQKLLVKLVPANQGPAPSDGGVPTGPDAQESLGSSGESSTYEARDTLTSVHDEKLFAYYGASQLAVVDTAAGSVRPVGQPALFNDVSAAPDGVHVLTESIKAPYSHAVTYQRFANDVAVLDITSGKATPIASLPLADRVPVHGVPEGPRGFDWRATDPATLVYAEALDKGDWKVSVPHRDRVLMLKAPFNGKPVEIARTAQRFEGYAWTADPAVAFQYENDENRHWVQTRIVDVDQPKKEGRLLWDMSSDELYGDPGNLVFTRLPTGAQVVRQDGNHVFLSGRGASPQGDRPFLDRLDLGSLKSERLFRSSADAYEQFLGFSNTPGRYLTWHQSVIDPPNAFIRQQGDAVADAKAGEAQFASSATALTKLADPTPEVRQIKKQLVTYKRADGVDLSFTLYTPPGYKEGQRVPAILYAYPADFANAAQAGQVSGSQQTFTRLQPYRLMLLAGYAIIDNASFPIVGDPKNAYDTYLEQLEADAKAAVDKAVEMGVVDRNRIGVTGHSHGGLMTANLIAHTNLFKAGVATSGSYNKTFTPFGFQNERRSVWQAQDVYLKASPFFYADKIKLPLLLVHGEDDANPGTEPFQSRKLYQAIRGNGGTTRLVMLPNEPHWYTALESNEQLVAEMLNWFDTYVKNAK from the coding sequence ATGCTGATCCGTCGAACCTCGCTGGCGGCGGCGGTTGCCGTTGCCACTGCCGGCCTGCTGGCCGCTGGCCCGGCGCTTGCCGATTACGCAAAGCCGCCGGAGCACCTGCTCAGGGTGCTGAAGGCACCGCCGCCGCCTGCGCCGAACGTGGCCCCGGGTGGCCAGCGCCTGCTGCTGACCACCGCGCAGACCTATCCGTCGATCAGCCGCGTCGCCCAGCCGTACCTGAAGCTGGCCGGCGTGCGCCTGGAGCCGAAGAACCGCAGCCGCCATGACACCCCAGGTGGCTACGGCATCCCGGCGTGCGTGGCCGACTTCACCCTGGTTGATATCGGCAGCGGCAAGGAAACCAAGGTCAACCTGCCGCAGGGCTGCGCCACCGGCGCGCTGTGGTCGGCCGATGGAAGCCATTTCGCCTTCCAGAATGCGGTCGATACCAGCGTGCAGCTGTGGGTGGGCGATGCCAGCACGGGGCAGGTGAAGCAGATCCCGAACGTGCAGCTGAACCCGATCTTCGGCAACACCGTGCAGTGGCTGGGCGGCAGCCAGAAGCTGCTGGTGAAGCTGGTGCCGGCCAACCAGGGCCCGGCGCCGTCCGACGGTGGCGTGCCGACCGGCCCGGATGCGCAGGAATCGCTGGGCAGCAGCGGCGAGAGCAGCACCTATGAGGCGCGCGATACGCTGACCAGCGTGCATGACGAGAAGCTGTTCGCCTACTACGGTGCCTCGCAGCTGGCCGTGGTCGATACCGCCGCCGGCAGCGTGCGTCCGGTCGGGCAGCCGGCGTTGTTCAACGACGTCAGCGCCGCGCCCGACGGCGTGCATGTGCTGACCGAATCGATAAAGGCCCCGTACTCGCATGCGGTGACCTACCAGCGCTTTGCCAACGACGTGGCCGTGCTGGACATCACCAGCGGCAAGGCCACGCCGATTGCCAGCCTGCCGCTGGCCGACCGCGTGCCGGTGCACGGCGTGCCGGAAGGCCCGCGTGGTTTCGACTGGCGCGCCACCGATCCGGCCACCCTGGTCTATGCCGAAGCGCTGGACAAGGGTGACTGGAAGGTCAGCGTGCCGCACCGCGACCGCGTGCTGATGCTGAAGGCACCGTTCAACGGCAAGCCGGTGGAAATCGCCCGCACCGCGCAGCGCTTCGAAGGCTACGCATGGACTGCCGATCCGGCGGTGGCGTTCCAGTACGAGAATGACGAGAACCGCCACTGGGTGCAGACCCGCATCGTCGATGTGGACCAGCCGAAGAAGGAAGGCCGCCTGCTGTGGGACATGTCCAGTGATGAGCTGTACGGCGACCCCGGCAACCTGGTCTTCACCCGCCTGCCCACCGGTGCACAGGTCGTGCGCCAGGACGGCAATCATGTATTCCTCAGCGGGCGCGGCGCCTCGCCGCAGGGTGACCGCCCGTTCCTGGACCGCCTGGATCTGGGCTCGCTGAAGAGCGAACGCCTGTTCCGCAGCAGCGCCGATGCCTACGAGCAGTTCCTCGGCTTCAGCAACACGCCGGGCCGTTACCTGACCTGGCACCAGTCGGTGATCGATCCGCCCAATGCCTTCATCCGCCAGCAGGGTGATGCTGTGGCTGATGCGAAGGCCGGCGAGGCCCAGTTCGCGTCCAGTGCTACTGCGCTGACCAAGCTGGCCGACCCGACCCCGGAAGTGCGCCAGATCAAGAAGCAGCTGGTGACCTACAAGCGTGCCGACGGCGTGGACCTGTCGTTCACCCTGTACACGCCGCCGGGCTACAAGGAAGGCCAGCGCGTGCCGGCAATCCTGTACGCGTACCCGGCCGACTTCGCCAACGCGGCACAGGCGGGGCAGGTGTCCGGTTCGCAGCAGACCTTCACCCGTCTGCAGCCGTACCGCCTGATGCTGCTGGCCGGCTACGCGATCATCGACAACGCCTCCTTCCCGATCGTGGGCGACCCGAAGAACGCCTACGACACCTACCTGGAGCAGCTGGAAGCCGACGCCAAGGCGGCGGTGGACAAGGCGGTGGAGATGGGCGTGGTCGACCGCAACCGCATCGGCGTGACCGGTCACAGCCATGGCGGCCTGATGACCGCCAACCTGATCGCGCACACCAACCTGTTCAAGGCCGGCGTGGCAACCAGTGGCTCGTACAACAAGACCTTCACCCCGTTCGGCTTCCAGAACGAACGTCGTTCGGTGTGGCAGGCGCAGGACGTGTACCTGAAGGCGTCGCCGTTCTTCTATGCCGACAAGATCAAGCTGCCGCTGCTGCTGGTCCACGGCGAGGACGATGCCAACCCGGGCACCGAGCCGTTCCAGTCGCGCAAGTTGTACCAGGCTATTCGCGGTAACGGCGGCACCACCCGCCTGGTGATGCTGCCCAACGAGCCGCACTGGTACACCGCGCTGGAATCGAACGAGCAGCTTGTGGCGGAAATGTTGAACTGGTTCGACACCTACGTGAAGAACGCCAAGTAG
- a CDS encoding DUF4952 domain-containing protein: MTSIPPFHPALGVLLLASLSGSHAPAQVQAEWEARGRADGLARPDTPCQDFLQAMGRKPAGLEYLGCSQDDVSYIKPMQAHYRVAGARAEQVEAYLHETFGMPMLRYTCCGWSNGGPYSWREGADTVRYRIGMGVESLPHPRSEWRRIEAFNVTVEVLRQSP, from the coding sequence GTGACGTCCATTCCGCCATTCCATCCTGCCCTCGGCGTGCTGCTGCTGGCGTCGTTGTCCGGCAGCCACGCGCCTGCGCAGGTGCAGGCCGAGTGGGAGGCACGTGGGCGTGCCGATGGATTGGCGCGACCGGACACCCCATGCCAGGATTTCCTGCAGGCGATGGGGCGGAAGCCGGCAGGGCTGGAATACCTGGGCTGCAGTCAGGACGACGTGTCCTACATCAAGCCCATGCAGGCCCACTACCGCGTTGCCGGCGCACGCGCCGAGCAGGTCGAAGCGTATCTGCATGAGACGTTCGGAATGCCGATGTTGCGTTACACCTGCTGTGGCTGGAGCAATGGCGGGCCCTACAGCTGGCGCGAAGGTGCAGACACGGTGAGGTACCGGATCGGGATGGGCGTGGAGTCGCTGCCGCATCCGCGCAGCGAGTGGCGCCGCATCGAAGCATTCAACGTCACGGTGGAGGTGCTGCGGCAGAGTCCGTAG
- a CDS encoding HipA family kinase, translated as MRTVHALRYITPLREGGSLPAVVETDDDGMAVLKFRGAGQGPKALIAELIAGEMARTLGLPIPEILFVELDREFARTEPDPEIQELIRASEGLNLGLDYLPGAINYDPAAMPVDSDLASRIVWFDAFTSNVDRTTRNPNLMVWHRQLYLIDHGAAMYFHHDWANAGDACEKPFVLIRDHVLLSFASRIAEVDTELAARLTDAEIERIVDLVPDSWLVNEPAFDSPQAYRQGYIDYLKHRLKVRAVFVQEAIRAHAAHV; from the coding sequence ATGCGCACCGTACATGCCCTCCGTTACATTACCCCGCTGCGGGAAGGCGGCTCCCTGCCCGCCGTGGTCGAGACCGACGACGACGGCATGGCCGTACTGAAGTTCCGCGGTGCCGGCCAGGGCCCGAAGGCGCTGATCGCCGAGCTGATTGCCGGCGAGATGGCGCGCACGCTGGGCCTGCCGATTCCGGAGATCCTGTTTGTCGAACTGGACCGCGAGTTCGCCCGCACCGAGCCGGATCCGGAGATCCAGGAGCTGATCCGTGCCAGCGAGGGCCTGAACCTGGGACTGGATTACCTGCCCGGCGCGATCAACTACGACCCGGCCGCGATGCCGGTGGACTCTGACCTGGCGTCGCGTATCGTCTGGTTCGATGCATTCACCAGCAATGTCGATCGCACCACGCGCAATCCCAATCTGATGGTGTGGCACCGCCAGCTGTACCTGATCGACCACGGTGCGGCGATGTACTTCCACCACGACTGGGCCAATGCCGGCGATGCCTGCGAGAAACCGTTCGTGCTGATCCGTGACCATGTACTGCTGTCATTCGCCAGCCGCATCGCCGAGGTGGATACCGAACTGGCTGCACGCCTGACCGATGCCGAGATCGAGCGCATCGTCGACCTGGTGCCCGACAGCTGGCTGGTGAACGAGCCGGCCTTCGACAGCCCGCAGGCCTATCGGCAAGGCTACATCGACTATCTCAAGCATCGCCTGAAAGTGCGTGCGGTGTTCGTGCAGGAGGCCATCCGTGCCCACGCTGCACACGTATGA
- a CDS encoding DUF3037 domain-containing protein: protein MPTLHTYDYAVIRVVPRVEREEFINVGVIVSCPGARHLEAAIEIDPARLHAFAPTLDQEALQPWLDAIVAICRGDAGAGPIAQLPARARFHFLTAKRSSIVQMSSTHVGRTADPAGVVEHLMTKMVRIPAPDRMTSTG from the coding sequence GTGCCCACGCTGCACACGTATGACTATGCGGTCATCCGCGTGGTACCGCGGGTGGAACGCGAAGAATTCATCAACGTCGGGGTGATCGTGTCCTGCCCCGGTGCACGGCACCTGGAAGCGGCCATCGAGATTGATCCCGCACGCCTGCACGCGTTCGCGCCAACGCTGGACCAGGAGGCGCTGCAGCCGTGGCTGGATGCGATCGTGGCGATCTGCCGCGGCGATGCCGGCGCTGGGCCGATCGCGCAGCTGCCGGCGCGTGCACGTTTCCACTTCCTCACCGCCAAGCGCAGTTCGATCGTGCAGATGTCGAGCACGCACGTAGGCCGAACCGCCGATCCGGCGGGTGTGGTGGAGCACCTGATGACGAAGATGGTGCGGATACCGGCCCCCGATCGGATGACGTCGACCGGGTGA
- a CDS encoding LysR substrate-binding domain-containing protein: MDLIVPLRTFAKVAEVGSFAAAADALDLSPQLVGKHIQALEQHLGVRLLNRTTRKQSLTDFGQAYLARARVILEEVEGAEQLAEVARGRPMGRLRISAPVTFGVHALGPAVVAYMQAYPDVQVDLNLSNSLVNIVEDGYDLVFRTGDLADSGLVARRLGPYPLVLCAAPGYLASRPPITHPSDLSRHECLGFAHSIIRTRWSFLDADGGVLTVPVSSRFMVNQAEPLLTAAVGGLGLILQPHEMLAAALARGELVEVLPGFVPVSTSINLVYPRDRQLTPKLRSFLDFCVARFNEQSMARR; this comes from the coding sequence ATGGACCTGATCGTTCCGCTCCGGACCTTCGCCAAGGTGGCCGAGGTCGGCTCGTTCGCCGCTGCCGCCGACGCGCTGGACCTGTCGCCGCAGCTGGTCGGCAAGCACATCCAGGCGCTGGAGCAGCACCTGGGCGTTCGCCTGCTCAACCGCACTACGCGAAAGCAGAGCCTGACCGACTTCGGCCAGGCCTATCTGGCGCGGGCGCGGGTGATCCTGGAGGAAGTGGAGGGCGCCGAACAGCTGGCCGAAGTGGCGCGCGGGCGGCCGATGGGGCGCCTGCGCATCAGCGCGCCGGTCACCTTCGGCGTGCATGCGCTGGGCCCGGCGGTGGTGGCCTACATGCAGGCCTACCCAGACGTGCAGGTTGATCTGAATCTGTCCAACAGCCTGGTCAACATCGTCGAAGACGGCTACGACCTGGTGTTCCGCACCGGTGATCTGGCCGACAGCGGACTGGTGGCGAGGCGGCTGGGTCCGTATCCGCTGGTGCTGTGTGCGGCACCGGGGTATCTGGCCTCGCGTCCACCCATCACCCACCCGAGCGACCTGAGCCGGCACGAATGCCTGGGCTTCGCGCATTCGATCATCCGCACCCGCTGGAGCTTCCTCGATGCCGACGGCGGTGTGCTGACCGTGCCGGTGTCCAGCCGCTTCATGGTCAACCAGGCCGAGCCGTTGCTGACCGCTGCGGTGGGTGGGTTGGGGCTGATCCTGCAGCCGCACGAGATGCTGGCCGCCGCACTCGCGCGCGGTGAACTGGTGGAAGTGCTGCCCGGCTTCGTGCCGGTGTCGACCTCGATCAACCTGGTGTACCCGCGCGATCGCCAGCTGACGCCCAAGCTGCGCAGCTTCCTGGATTTCTGCGTGGCGCGGTTCAATGAGCAGAGCATGGCGCGGCGATAG
- a CDS encoding HlyD family type I secretion periplasmic adaptor subunit, which yields MKHRFQAAGDFLGRYARVASAAWKARAQMESPQRTADERDFLPAHLELIETPVSPTSRWSMRIIIALFCVALLWACIGQLDIVAVAPGKTVVNSRTKVVQPAETAVVRRILVRDGQAVKAGELLIELEGAGAGAELAQAGEALTNARLAALRLDALLVAFDTGSQPQLPLDSGLPAQRLADEQVLVRSQFDAFRARRNGLQAGIQQRQAELHTTEGLIQPLSDSAQIARTRAADYARLVEGNYVGRHDYLLREQERIAAERDLATQRNRVQELRSALLAAREELRVLLTDTRQQALDELRKAQEQIGQMGPEVAKTGQRNRQMTLRAPVDGTVQQLAVHTVGGVVTPAQPLLVVVPSGDGMEVEATLLNKDIGFVRPGQAVTIKIDSFPYTRYGYLTGTVVSVSHDAAQDEQLGLVFPARIRLDRPELDIGGVKVRMSAGMSLSAEIKTGRRRVIDYLLSPLQQHAQEALRER from the coding sequence ATGAAGCATCGATTCCAGGCCGCAGGCGATTTTCTGGGTCGATACGCAAGGGTGGCGAGTGCGGCGTGGAAGGCCCGTGCGCAGATGGAATCGCCGCAGCGAACAGCCGATGAGCGCGATTTCCTGCCTGCCCACCTGGAGCTGATCGAGACGCCGGTTTCGCCAACGTCGCGCTGGAGCATGCGGATCATCATCGCGTTGTTCTGCGTGGCACTGCTTTGGGCATGCATCGGCCAGCTCGACATCGTAGCGGTGGCGCCCGGCAAGACCGTCGTCAACTCGCGTACCAAGGTGGTGCAGCCAGCCGAGACCGCTGTGGTCCGCCGCATCCTGGTGCGCGACGGGCAGGCGGTCAAAGCCGGTGAGCTGCTGATCGAGCTGGAGGGGGCGGGCGCCGGGGCAGAGCTCGCCCAGGCCGGCGAAGCCTTGACCAACGCCCGGCTGGCGGCACTGAGACTGGATGCTCTGCTGGTGGCCTTCGACACGGGCAGCCAGCCGCAGTTGCCATTGGACAGCGGCCTTCCCGCGCAGCGGCTGGCGGACGAGCAGGTGCTCGTGCGCAGTCAGTTCGACGCTTTCCGGGCACGGCGCAATGGCCTGCAGGCCGGCATCCAGCAGCGCCAGGCAGAGCTTCACACCACCGAGGGCTTGATTCAGCCGTTGAGTGATTCGGCGCAGATCGCGCGCACCCGCGCGGCGGACTATGCTCGCCTGGTGGAAGGCAACTACGTTGGGCGCCACGACTATCTGTTGCGCGAACAGGAACGCATCGCCGCCGAGCGCGACCTGGCCACGCAGCGCAATCGGGTGCAGGAGCTGCGCTCGGCGCTGCTGGCGGCACGGGAAGAACTGCGCGTGCTGCTCACCGACACCCGGCAACAGGCCCTTGATGAACTGCGCAAGGCACAGGAGCAGATCGGGCAGATGGGGCCGGAAGTGGCCAAGACCGGTCAGCGCAATCGACAGATGACGTTGCGCGCGCCGGTGGACGGGACCGTGCAGCAGCTGGCCGTGCACACCGTGGGCGGCGTGGTGACGCCGGCACAACCGCTGCTGGTGGTGGTGCCCAGTGGCGATGGCATGGAAGTGGAAGCGACGCTGCTCAACAAGGACATCGGCTTCGTGCGGCCGGGCCAGGCGGTCACGATCAAGATCGACAGTTTCCCCTACACCCGCTATGGCTATCTCACCGGTACCGTCGTGAGCGTCTCCCATGATGCCGCACAGGATGAGCAGCTGGGCCTGGTGTTTCCGGCACGGATCCGCCTGGACCGTCCCGAGCTGGACATCGGCGGCGTCAAGGTGAGGATGAGTGCTGGCATGAGCTTGTCCGCAGAGATCAAGACGGGGCGACGACGGGTCATCGACTATCTGCTCAGCCCTCTGCAGCAGCACGCGCAGGAGGCGCTGCGTGAACGCTGA
- a CDS encoding type I secretion system permease/ATPase produces the protein MHQGTVASPGVARERVLHAQPDLALRGLVLLAQFHGIAADAEQLAHAHGRNGEAFDETALLLAASRLGLKARISATPLRRLSRVTLPALALAGAHPFIIARVDAGQVLIHDLAEKRPRTLTLDELAQRYAGRLLQVTSRASVLGELAKFDFSWFIPAVIKYRRLLVEVLIVSFFIQMFALVTPLFYQVVMDKVLVHRGLTTLDVIAIGLVSMAVFDVVLSGLRTYVFSHTSSKIDVELGARLFRHVLALPLAYFESRRVGDTIARVRELENIRSFLTGQALTSVLDLFFTVVFLAVMFHYSGWLTLIVALSLPLYALISALVTPVLRRRLNDKFQRGADNQAFLVETVSGIGTVKAMAVDPRVTRTWDSQLAGYVSAGFNVTKIATLGQQSVQLVQKLVAVAILFWGAKLVIDGKLTLGQLIAFNMLSGQVAAPIIRLAQLWQDFQQVGISVERLGDILNTRTELPGSRMALPPIQGRITFERVGFRYRPDAAAVLNDIELDVRPGEVIGIVGRSGSGKSTLTKLVQRLYSPEHGRVLIDGHDLALADPAWLRRQLGVVLQENFLFNRSVRENIALGEPGMPLERVIQAAMLAGAHEFIVELPEGYDTKVGEHGAGLSGGQRQRIAIARALITDPRILIFDEATSALDYESEHAVMSNMRAICKGRTVLIIAHRLSTVRHANRIVVVEKGRIVEAGAHEELMRLPDGFYAHLQRLQAGAA, from the coding sequence ATGCACCAGGGGACGGTAGCCAGTCCGGGCGTCGCACGCGAGCGCGTGCTTCACGCCCAGCCGGATCTGGCATTGCGGGGGTTGGTACTGCTTGCGCAGTTCCATGGCATCGCTGCGGATGCGGAACAGCTTGCGCATGCGCATGGGCGCAACGGCGAAGCTTTTGACGAGACGGCCCTGCTGCTGGCCGCCAGCCGGCTTGGCCTCAAGGCGAGGATCTCTGCAACGCCGCTGCGGCGCCTTTCCCGGGTCACGCTGCCGGCGCTGGCGTTGGCAGGCGCACACCCTTTCATCATTGCACGGGTCGACGCCGGTCAGGTACTCATCCACGACCTGGCCGAAAAGCGGCCGCGAACACTCACGCTGGACGAACTGGCGCAGCGCTATGCAGGGCGCCTGCTGCAGGTGACCTCGCGTGCCTCGGTGCTGGGCGAACTGGCAAAGTTCGATTTCAGCTGGTTCATCCCTGCGGTGATCAAGTACCGGCGCCTGCTGGTGGAAGTGCTGATCGTCTCGTTCTTCATCCAGATGTTTGCTCTTGTTACACCCCTGTTCTACCAGGTGGTGATGGACAAGGTGCTGGTGCACCGCGGGCTCACCACGCTGGATGTGATTGCCATCGGCCTGGTGTCGATGGCGGTGTTCGACGTGGTGTTGTCAGGCCTGCGCACCTACGTCTTCTCACACACCAGCAGCAAGATCGATGTCGAACTCGGCGCGCGTCTGTTCCGGCACGTGCTGGCGCTTCCGCTGGCGTACTTCGAATCGCGACGGGTGGGCGACACCATCGCCCGCGTGCGGGAACTGGAGAACATCCGCAGCTTCCTCACCGGGCAGGCGTTGACCTCAGTGCTGGACCTGTTCTTCACGGTTGTCTTCCTTGCCGTGATGTTCCATTACAGCGGCTGGCTTACGCTGATCGTGGCATTGTCGCTGCCGCTGTACGCGCTCATTTCGGCGCTGGTGACACCTGTGCTTCGCAGGCGTCTGAATGACAAGTTCCAGCGAGGCGCGGACAACCAGGCCTTCCTGGTGGAGACCGTCAGCGGGATCGGAACGGTCAAGGCCATGGCAGTGGACCCGAGGGTGACCCGCACCTGGGACAGCCAGCTGGCCGGGTATGTCAGTGCAGGCTTCAACGTCACCAAGATCGCCACACTCGGCCAACAGAGCGTACAGCTGGTGCAGAAGTTGGTGGCCGTTGCGATCCTGTTCTGGGGTGCGAAGCTGGTCATCGATGGCAAGTTGACTCTGGGTCAGCTGATTGCCTTCAACATGCTGTCCGGCCAGGTGGCAGCGCCCATCATCCGTCTGGCGCAGTTGTGGCAGGACTTCCAGCAGGTCGGGATCTCGGTCGAACGGCTGGGCGATATCCTCAATACGCGCACCGAGCTGCCGGGAAGCCGGATGGCATTGCCGCCAATCCAGGGCCGGATCACGTTCGAGCGCGTTGGGTTCCGTTATCGTCCCGACGCCGCCGCCGTGCTCAATGACATCGAGCTGGATGTTCGACCGGGCGAGGTGATCGGCATCGTCGGCCGCTCAGGTTCGGGCAAGAGCACGCTGACCAAGCTGGTGCAGCGCCTCTATTCGCCTGAGCATGGCAGGGTACTGATCGATGGCCACGATCTGGCACTGGCTGATCCGGCGTGGTTGCGTCGTCAGCTCGGCGTAGTCCTGCAGGAGAATTTCCTGTTCAACCGCTCGGTGCGCGAGAACATCGCGCTGGGCGAACCCGGCATGCCGCTGGAACGGGTGATCCAGGCCGCCATGCTTGCCGGCGCGCATGAGTTCATCGTCGAGCTGCCCGAGGGCTATGACACCAAGGTGGGTGAACACGGTGCAGGACTCTCCGGTGGCCAACGCCAGCGCATCGCCATCGCCCGGGCGCTGATCACCGATCCGCGCATCCTGATCTTCGACGAGGCAACCAGTGCACTGGACTACGAGTCCGAGCATGCGGTGATGTCCAACATGCGCGCGATATGCAAGGGCCGCACGGTGCTTATCATCGCGCACAGGCTGTCTACGGTGCGCCATGCGAACCGCATCGTGGTGGTGGAGAAGGGGCGGATCGTCGAGGCCGGCGCTCATGAGGAACTGATGCGCCTGCCCGATGGTTTCTATGCCCACCTGCAGCGGTTGCAGGCGGGGGCCGCATGA
- a CDS encoding serine hydrolase domain-containing protein, with the protein MKAVGRLLLCAALACPLLTAAPVFPAIGATTSEPAHPHAQDAIDDWLAAFNAGSLDALHAFADKYAKKEGSGPGDYLEFRGSTGPLRVLETREGAPGHAKLLVMGQLNERAMWVTAEMDADHPAHLKLFQIEGTGIPDKYKPERVALPALMADARTKLDALRAQDALSGALLVARNGQVLLDWRGGQADREGGIPVRADTRFRLASSNKMFTSVAILQLVQAGKLGLDDTIGKHLPDYPNKAVAAEVTVRQLLTHTSGLGDFFGDDFEQYSASLKTLDDYVQRFAKDAPQFTPGSQDSYSNYGFIVLGRLIETVSGQSYHAYVEQHILRPAGMTGTGFEPETVKVPQRAVAYTKKDGQWVRETKSLPWRGMSAGGGYSTATDMLKFAEALRGGKLVPPALLQQATTAQNHKRWYGFGFVVQGEGREHQYGHEGGAPGSNSAIVVLPAQGYVIVGLANVDPDAIGNVVNYIARRLPLQ; encoded by the coding sequence ATGAAGGCTGTTGGACGTCTGCTGCTGTGCGCTGCGCTGGCTTGTCCGCTTCTGACGGCCGCGCCGGTATTTCCTGCGATTGGCGCAACCACCTCCGAACCTGCACATCCGCATGCGCAGGACGCCATCGATGACTGGCTTGCGGCTTTCAACGCAGGCAGCCTCGATGCGTTGCATGCTTTCGCCGACAAGTATGCGAAGAAGGAAGGCAGTGGCCCCGGGGACTATCTCGAGTTCCGCGGGAGTACCGGCCCGCTGCGCGTGCTGGAAACGCGCGAGGGCGCGCCTGGTCACGCGAAGCTGCTGGTGATGGGCCAGCTGAACGAGCGTGCGATGTGGGTGACGGCGGAGATGGACGCGGACCATCCAGCACACCTGAAGCTGTTCCAGATCGAAGGCACCGGAATACCGGACAAGTACAAGCCGGAGCGCGTTGCGTTGCCGGCCCTGATGGCTGACGCCAGGACGAAGCTGGACGCGCTGCGCGCACAGGACGCGCTGTCGGGAGCGCTGCTGGTGGCGCGCAACGGCCAGGTGCTGCTGGATTGGCGGGGCGGCCAGGCGGATCGCGAAGGCGGTATTCCGGTGCGGGCGGATACGCGCTTCCGGCTGGCGTCGTCCAACAAGATGTTCACCTCGGTGGCCATCCTGCAGCTGGTGCAGGCCGGCAAGCTGGGGCTTGACGATACGATCGGCAAGCACCTGCCGGACTACCCGAACAAGGCCGTCGCCGCTGAGGTGACCGTCCGCCAGTTGTTGACCCACACCAGTGGCCTTGGCGACTTTTTCGGCGATGACTTCGAACAGTACTCGGCCTCGCTGAAGACGCTGGACGACTACGTGCAGCGCTTCGCCAAGGATGCACCGCAGTTCACGCCCGGCAGCCAGGACAGCTACTCCAACTATGGCTTCATCGTGCTTGGGCGCCTCATCGAGACCGTTTCAGGACAGTCGTACCATGCCTATGTGGAGCAGCACATCCTGCGACCGGCTGGCATGACCGGCACCGGCTTCGAACCGGAAACGGTGAAGGTGCCACAGCGTGCCGTCGCCTACACGAAGAAGGACGGGCAATGGGTGCGTGAAACGAAGTCGCTGCCATGGCGAGGCATGTCCGCCGGCGGTGGTTACAGCACGGCCACCGACATGCTGAAGTTCGCCGAGGCATTGCGCGGCGGGAAGCTGGTCCCGCCGGCACTGCTGCAGCAGGCCACCACGGCGCAGAATCACAAGCGCTGGTATGGCTTTGGCTTCGTGGTGCAGGGCGAGGGCAGGGAACACCAGTACGGCCATGAAGGCGGTGCGCCGGGATCGAACAGTGCCATCGTGGTGCTGCCCGCGCAGGGCTATGTGATCGTCGGTCTGGCCAATGTCGATCCGGATGCGATCGGCAATGTGGTCAACTACATCGCGCGGCGGTTGCCGTTGCAGTGA